The following coding sequences lie in one Zingiber officinale cultivar Zhangliang chromosome 2B, Zo_v1.1, whole genome shotgun sequence genomic window:
- the LOC122046377 gene encoding protein GLUTELIN PRECURSOR ACCUMULATION 3-like isoform X1 — protein sequence MANENFSGRIPTETLTIKFTGKNYATWEFQFWMFLKGKELWGHIDGSLMAPENAKDLGQWETKDARIISWLLGSIEAHMVNNLRPFNTAKEMWDYLKRIYHQDNTARRFQLELEIGNLSQENKLWYTPECTGVGSDGQVGPSARAFHVAIAIDCNMFIFGGRSGSKRVGDFWMLDTVYLPDIWQWSELTSFGDLPSPREFAAVSAIGNRKIVMYGGWDGKKWLSDVYIMDTMSLEWMELSITGSAPPPRCGHSATMVEKRLLIFGGRGGSGPIMGDLWALKGIIDEENETPGWTQLKLPGQTPSPRCGHTITSGGHYLLLFGGHGTGGWLSRYDVYHNDCIILDRVSVQWKRLATSNDPPAPRAYHSMTSIGSRYLLFGGFDGKTTFGDIWWLVPEDDPIAKRLQSAPNPPPEIKPVEMMDGLAESLPKEVQNEPSPVVELQKKLGIMLSSSTSQTNIVEEVNDEELIELSSKLAGEALSTPGHYMSIQILREYWKNASASSIQLQELGPLLRDYQRLIVNQLEYLISDIPSITTNLTRQHRFFHLKSASQFVFSSIPVERMVASLGINLRMDDIPKLLDEYRQLVS from the exons atggcTAATGAGAATTTTTCTGGAAGAATACCTACGGAGACTTTGACAATCAAATTTACCggaaagaattatgcaacatgGGAATTTCAGTTCTGGATGTTTCTGAAAGGGAAGGAGCTTTGGGGTCACATTGATGGGTCTTTAATGGCTCCTGAAAACGCTAAGGACCTTGGTCAATGGGAGACAAAGGATGCCCGAATTATCTCTTGGCTTCTCGGATCCATCGAAGCTCATATGGTGAACAATTTACGTCCTTTTAATACGGCTAAGGAGATGTGGGATTACCTGAAACGAATATATCATCAAGATAATACTGCAAGGCGATTCCAACTAGAGCTTGAGATTGGTAATCTCAGTCAAG AAAATAAGTTATGGTATACTCCGGAGTGCACTGGTGTCGGTTCAGATGGACAAGTAGGGCCTAGTGCTAGAGCATTTCATGTTGCTATTGCTATCGACTGTAACATGTTTATCTTTGGGGGGCGTTCTGGTAGCAAAAG AGTAGGTGACTTTTGGATGCTAGATACAG TGTATCTTCCAGATATATGGCAATGGTCGGAACTAACCAGCTTTGGTGATTTGCCATCTCCAAGAGAGTTTGCTGCTGTTTCAGCAATAGGAAACCGGAAAATTGTTAT GTATGGCGGATGGGATGGTAAAAAATGGCTTTCAGATGTGTACATCATGGATACAA TGTCACTTGAGTGGATGGAATTATCTATTACTGGCTCAGCGCCACCACCAAGGTGTGGACACTCTGCAACAATGGTTGAGAAGCGATTGCTAATTTTTGGTGGAAGAG GAGGCAGTGGGCCTATTATGGGTGATTTATGGGCCTTAAAGGGTATTATTGATGAAG AGAATGAGACACCAGGCTGGACCCAGTTGAAGCTTCCTGGACAAACTCCCTCTCCAAGATGTGGTCATACAATAACATCTGGAGGGCATTAT CTGTTGCTGTTTGGTGGACATGGTACTGGAGGCTGGTTGAGTCGATATGATGTCTATCACAATGACTGCATCATTCTTGACAGAG TGTCTGTTCAATGGAAACGGTTAGCTACTAGCAATGATCCTCCTGCACCTCGGGCATATCATTCCATGACTTCTATTGGTTCTCGATATCTTTTATTTGGTGGGTTTGATGGGAAAACCACGTTTGGCGACATATGGTGGCTTGTTCCAGAAG ATGATCCTATAGCAAAAAGGTTGCAGTCTGCTCCAAACCCTCCACCTGAAATCAAGCCCGTTGAAATGATGGATGGGTTAGCAGAGTCCTTGCCAAAG GAAGTCCAGAATGAGCCATCACCCGTAGTTGAATTGCAAAAGAAGTTAGGGATTATGctttcttcttctacttctcAG ACAAATATTGTGGAAGAAGTGAACGACGAAGAACTAATTGAATTATCATCAAAGTTAGCTGGAGAAGCATTGAGTACTCCAGGTCATTACATGTCCATTCAG ATACTACGCGAATATTGGAAAAATGCAAGTGCAAGTTCGATCCAGTTGCAAGAGCTTGGACCACTTTTGCGAGATTATCAGCGTCTCATAGTTAATCAGCT GGAATATCTTATATCTGATATACCGTCAATCACAACGAACCTTACTAGACAACACCGTTTTTTCCATTTGAAAAGTGCTTCCCAG TTTGTTTTCTCAAGCATCCCAGTTGAACGGATGGTAGCTTCGCTTGGGATCAAT TTGCGTATGGATGACATACCTAAGCTTCTGGACGAGTACAGACAATTGGTCTCTTAA
- the LOC122046377 gene encoding protein GLUTELIN PRECURSOR ACCUMULATION 3-like isoform X2 has protein sequence MANENFSGRIPTETLTIKFTGKNYATWEFQFWMFLKGKELWGHIDGSLMAPENAKDLGQWETKDARIISWLLGSIEAHMVNNLRPFNTAKEMWDYLKRIYHQDNTARRFQLELEIGNLSQENKLWYTPECTGVGSDGQVGPSARAFHVAIAIDCNMFIFGGRSGSKRVGDFWMLDTDIWQWSELTSFGDLPSPREFAAVSAIGNRKIVMYGGWDGKKWLSDVYIMDTMSLEWMELSITGSAPPPRCGHSATMVEKRLLIFGGRGGSGPIMGDLWALKGIIDEENETPGWTQLKLPGQTPSPRCGHTITSGGHYLLLFGGHGTGGWLSRYDVYHNDCIILDRVSVQWKRLATSNDPPAPRAYHSMTSIGSRYLLFGGFDGKTTFGDIWWLVPEDDPIAKRLQSAPNPPPEIKPVEMMDGLAESLPKEVQNEPSPVVELQKKLGIMLSSSTSQTNIVEEVNDEELIELSSKLAGEALSTPGHYMSIQILREYWKNASASSIQLQELGPLLRDYQRLIVNQLEYLISDIPSITTNLTRQHRFFHLKSASQFVFSSIPVERMVASLGINLRMDDIPKLLDEYRQLVS, from the exons atggcTAATGAGAATTTTTCTGGAAGAATACCTACGGAGACTTTGACAATCAAATTTACCggaaagaattatgcaacatgGGAATTTCAGTTCTGGATGTTTCTGAAAGGGAAGGAGCTTTGGGGTCACATTGATGGGTCTTTAATGGCTCCTGAAAACGCTAAGGACCTTGGTCAATGGGAGACAAAGGATGCCCGAATTATCTCTTGGCTTCTCGGATCCATCGAAGCTCATATGGTGAACAATTTACGTCCTTTTAATACGGCTAAGGAGATGTGGGATTACCTGAAACGAATATATCATCAAGATAATACTGCAAGGCGATTCCAACTAGAGCTTGAGATTGGTAATCTCAGTCAAG AAAATAAGTTATGGTATACTCCGGAGTGCACTGGTGTCGGTTCAGATGGACAAGTAGGGCCTAGTGCTAGAGCATTTCATGTTGCTATTGCTATCGACTGTAACATGTTTATCTTTGGGGGGCGTTCTGGTAGCAAAAG AGTAGGTGACTTTTGGATGCTAGATACAG ATATATGGCAATGGTCGGAACTAACCAGCTTTGGTGATTTGCCATCTCCAAGAGAGTTTGCTGCTGTTTCAGCAATAGGAAACCGGAAAATTGTTAT GTATGGCGGATGGGATGGTAAAAAATGGCTTTCAGATGTGTACATCATGGATACAA TGTCACTTGAGTGGATGGAATTATCTATTACTGGCTCAGCGCCACCACCAAGGTGTGGACACTCTGCAACAATGGTTGAGAAGCGATTGCTAATTTTTGGTGGAAGAG GAGGCAGTGGGCCTATTATGGGTGATTTATGGGCCTTAAAGGGTATTATTGATGAAG AGAATGAGACACCAGGCTGGACCCAGTTGAAGCTTCCTGGACAAACTCCCTCTCCAAGATGTGGTCATACAATAACATCTGGAGGGCATTAT CTGTTGCTGTTTGGTGGACATGGTACTGGAGGCTGGTTGAGTCGATATGATGTCTATCACAATGACTGCATCATTCTTGACAGAG TGTCTGTTCAATGGAAACGGTTAGCTACTAGCAATGATCCTCCTGCACCTCGGGCATATCATTCCATGACTTCTATTGGTTCTCGATATCTTTTATTTGGTGGGTTTGATGGGAAAACCACGTTTGGCGACATATGGTGGCTTGTTCCAGAAG ATGATCCTATAGCAAAAAGGTTGCAGTCTGCTCCAAACCCTCCACCTGAAATCAAGCCCGTTGAAATGATGGATGGGTTAGCAGAGTCCTTGCCAAAG GAAGTCCAGAATGAGCCATCACCCGTAGTTGAATTGCAAAAGAAGTTAGGGATTATGctttcttcttctacttctcAG ACAAATATTGTGGAAGAAGTGAACGACGAAGAACTAATTGAATTATCATCAAAGTTAGCTGGAGAAGCATTGAGTACTCCAGGTCATTACATGTCCATTCAG ATACTACGCGAATATTGGAAAAATGCAAGTGCAAGTTCGATCCAGTTGCAAGAGCTTGGACCACTTTTGCGAGATTATCAGCGTCTCATAGTTAATCAGCT GGAATATCTTATATCTGATATACCGTCAATCACAACGAACCTTACTAGACAACACCGTTTTTTCCATTTGAAAAGTGCTTCCCAG TTTGTTTTCTCAAGCATCCCAGTTGAACGGATGGTAGCTTCGCTTGGGATCAAT TTGCGTATGGATGACATACCTAAGCTTCTGGACGAGTACAGACAATTGGTCTCTTAA
- the LOC122046377 gene encoding protein GLUTELIN PRECURSOR ACCUMULATION 3-like isoform X3 — protein MANENFSGRIPTETLTIKFTGKNYATWEFQFWMFLKGKELWGHIDGSLMAPENAKDLGQWETKDARIISWLLGSIEAHMVNNLRPFNTAKEMWDYLKRIYHQDNTARRFQLELEIGNLSQENKLWYTPECTGVGSDGQVGPSARAFHVAIAIDCNMFIFGGRSGSKRVGDFWMLDTVYLPDIWQWSELTSFGDLPSPREFAAVSAIGNRKIVMYGGWDGKKWLSDVYIMDTMSLEWMELSITGSAPPPRCGHSATMVEKRLLIFGGRGGSGPIMGDLWALKGIIDEENETPGWTQLKLPGQTPSPRCGHTITSGGHYLLLFGGHGTGGWLSRYDVYHNDCIILDRVSVQWKRLATSNDPPAPRAYHSMTSIGSRYLLFGGFDGKTTFGDIWWLVPEDDPIAKRLQSAPNPPPEIKPVEMMDGLAESLPKEVQNEPSPVVELQKKLGIMLSSSTSQTNIVEEVNDEELIELSSKLAGEALSTPGHYMSIQILREYWKNASASSIQLQELGPLLRDYQRLIVNQLEYLISDIPSITTNLTRQHRFFHLKSASQLRMDDIPKLLDEYRQLVS, from the exons atggcTAATGAGAATTTTTCTGGAAGAATACCTACGGAGACTTTGACAATCAAATTTACCggaaagaattatgcaacatgGGAATTTCAGTTCTGGATGTTTCTGAAAGGGAAGGAGCTTTGGGGTCACATTGATGGGTCTTTAATGGCTCCTGAAAACGCTAAGGACCTTGGTCAATGGGAGACAAAGGATGCCCGAATTATCTCTTGGCTTCTCGGATCCATCGAAGCTCATATGGTGAACAATTTACGTCCTTTTAATACGGCTAAGGAGATGTGGGATTACCTGAAACGAATATATCATCAAGATAATACTGCAAGGCGATTCCAACTAGAGCTTGAGATTGGTAATCTCAGTCAAG AAAATAAGTTATGGTATACTCCGGAGTGCACTGGTGTCGGTTCAGATGGACAAGTAGGGCCTAGTGCTAGAGCATTTCATGTTGCTATTGCTATCGACTGTAACATGTTTATCTTTGGGGGGCGTTCTGGTAGCAAAAG AGTAGGTGACTTTTGGATGCTAGATACAG TGTATCTTCCAGATATATGGCAATGGTCGGAACTAACCAGCTTTGGTGATTTGCCATCTCCAAGAGAGTTTGCTGCTGTTTCAGCAATAGGAAACCGGAAAATTGTTAT GTATGGCGGATGGGATGGTAAAAAATGGCTTTCAGATGTGTACATCATGGATACAA TGTCACTTGAGTGGATGGAATTATCTATTACTGGCTCAGCGCCACCACCAAGGTGTGGACACTCTGCAACAATGGTTGAGAAGCGATTGCTAATTTTTGGTGGAAGAG GAGGCAGTGGGCCTATTATGGGTGATTTATGGGCCTTAAAGGGTATTATTGATGAAG AGAATGAGACACCAGGCTGGACCCAGTTGAAGCTTCCTGGACAAACTCCCTCTCCAAGATGTGGTCATACAATAACATCTGGAGGGCATTAT CTGTTGCTGTTTGGTGGACATGGTACTGGAGGCTGGTTGAGTCGATATGATGTCTATCACAATGACTGCATCATTCTTGACAGAG TGTCTGTTCAATGGAAACGGTTAGCTACTAGCAATGATCCTCCTGCACCTCGGGCATATCATTCCATGACTTCTATTGGTTCTCGATATCTTTTATTTGGTGGGTTTGATGGGAAAACCACGTTTGGCGACATATGGTGGCTTGTTCCAGAAG ATGATCCTATAGCAAAAAGGTTGCAGTCTGCTCCAAACCCTCCACCTGAAATCAAGCCCGTTGAAATGATGGATGGGTTAGCAGAGTCCTTGCCAAAG GAAGTCCAGAATGAGCCATCACCCGTAGTTGAATTGCAAAAGAAGTTAGGGATTATGctttcttcttctacttctcAG ACAAATATTGTGGAAGAAGTGAACGACGAAGAACTAATTGAATTATCATCAAAGTTAGCTGGAGAAGCATTGAGTACTCCAGGTCATTACATGTCCATTCAG ATACTACGCGAATATTGGAAAAATGCAAGTGCAAGTTCGATCCAGTTGCAAGAGCTTGGACCACTTTTGCGAGATTATCAGCGTCTCATAGTTAATCAGCT GGAATATCTTATATCTGATATACCGTCAATCACAACGAACCTTACTAGACAACACCGTTTTTTCCATTTGAAAAGTGCTTCCCAG TTGCGTATGGATGACATACCTAAGCTTCTGGACGAGTACAGACAATTGGTCTCTTAA